From the genome of Cytobacillus firmus, one region includes:
- a CDS encoding LrgB family protein codes for MSSVLFNSIGCILMTLASYIASLQVFRKFKKSWLNPLYTGTALLIILLLLGNIPLSVYQKGSSLFELLLQLSVVSFAVPLYKEWPLMKRHLKKIFSGVFAGTSLGIFSVYIMSQVFHFNQEIMASLIPRSVTLPVALTVSDGLGGTTAFTVFFVLFSGLFSVMMGPNLLKWLGINSKAAKGLAMGTSAQMLGASRSLMWGEEEGAMGCIAMTTSAIILSLFIPILLLLL; via the coding sequence ATGAGTTCTGTTTTATTCAATAGTATAGGGTGCATCTTGATGACTCTTGCCAGTTATATCGCAAGCCTGCAAGTTTTCAGGAAGTTTAAGAAGAGCTGGCTAAATCCTTTATACACCGGAACTGCGCTCTTGATTATCCTTCTTCTATTGGGCAACATCCCTCTATCAGTATATCAGAAAGGAAGCAGTCTGTTTGAACTGCTCCTCCAGCTTTCGGTTGTCTCTTTTGCGGTTCCTTTATATAAGGAGTGGCCCTTAATGAAAAGACATCTTAAGAAAATATTCTCAGGAGTCTTTGCCGGGACCTCCTTAGGCATATTTTCGGTTTACATTATGTCACAGGTTTTTCACTTTAATCAGGAGATCATGGCATCTCTTATTCCGCGTTCGGTAACACTCCCGGTAGCCTTAACGGTCTCGGATGGCCTAGGAGGAACCACGGCATTTACTGTTTTCTTTGTGCTATTTTCTGGTCTTTTTTCCGTTATGATGGGACCAAACCTATTGAAGTGGCTTGGAATAAATAGTAAAGCTGCCAAAGGATTGGCAATGGGCACTTCAGCACAGATGCTGGGAGCCAGCCGTTCACTCATGTGGGGAGAGGAAGAAGGTGCCATGGGGTGTATAGCCATGACAACTTCTGCAATTATCCTTTCGTTATTTATTCCAATATTGCTGCTTTTGCTGTAA
- a CDS encoding YjcZ family sporulation protein encodes MGAGYGGGFALIVVLFILLIIVGCAWL; translated from the coding sequence ATGGGTGCTGGATACGGCGGAGGTTTCGCGTTAATCGTTGTATTGTTTATTTTATTAATCATTGTAGGCTGCGCGTGGCTGTAA
- a CDS encoding YtxH domain-containing protein, with the protein MKAKSLLLGLLAGGAAAGISTLLTAPASGRDTRQQFKENTSLLKEQLLELKTELMAIKESASFASKEGKTAFKEFSSDIKYSISNWKNEILPHQHRLQRELQEIEAAIHELETNIK; encoded by the coding sequence ATGAAAGCCAAATCGTTATTGCTTGGACTATTAGCTGGCGGTGCTGCAGCCGGCATATCCACCCTATTAACTGCACCTGCTTCAGGAAGGGATACCCGACAGCAGTTTAAAGAAAACACAAGCCTTCTGAAAGAGCAGCTTTTAGAATTAAAAACAGAATTGATGGCCATAAAGGAGTCAGCTTCATTTGCTTCTAAGGAAGGTAAAACAGCCTTTAAGGAATTCTCAAGTGACATCAAATATTCAATCAGCAATTGGAAAAACGAGATCCTTCCCCATCAGCACAGGCTGCAGCGTGAATTGCAGGAAATTGAAGCAGCCATACACGAACTTGAAACAAATATAAAGTAA
- a CDS encoding HTH-type transcriptional regulator Hpr produces MSDKAISIKEAMIFSQRVAQLSKALWKSIEKDWQQWIKPYDLNINEHHILWIAYHLNGASISDVAKFGVMHVSTAFNFSKKLEERGFLQFSKKESDKRNTYIKLTEDGEKVLLSLMETYSPEKNAVFSGAMPLRELYGKFPDIIEIMAIVRNIYGDDFMEIFEKSFANLENQFDEDEGKLKKKQAEKELA; encoded by the coding sequence ATGTCGGACAAAGCAATTTCTATAAAGGAAGCAATGATTTTCAGCCAGAGAGTGGCACAGCTGAGTAAAGCCCTGTGGAAGTCTATAGAAAAAGATTGGCAGCAATGGATAAAACCCTACGATTTAAACATTAATGAACATCATATTTTATGGATTGCCTACCATTTAAACGGAGCATCGATTTCCGATGTTGCCAAGTTTGGTGTAATGCATGTTTCTACTGCATTCAACTTCTCCAAAAAGCTCGAAGAACGGGGTTTTCTTCAATTTTCTAAGAAAGAAAGCGATAAAAGAAATACCTATATTAAATTGACTGAGGATGGCGAAAAGGTATTATTAAGTCTTATGGAAACCTATTCACCTGAAAAAAACGCCGTGTTCTCTGGTGCAATGCCACTAAGAGAGCTTTATGGAAAATTTCCTGACATCATCGAAATCATGGCAATAGTCCGTAATATATATGGTGACGATTTCATGGAGATCTTTGAAAAATCCTTTGCAAACCTTGAAAATCAATTTGATGAAGATGAGGGCAAATTAAAGAAGAAACAAGCAGAAAAGGAACTTGCTTAA
- a CDS encoding tryptophan transporter, whose product MNTKNLVALSLLVGMGAVLHAVVPGFFLGMKPDMMLTMMFLGIILFPYTRSVLLLGLVTGLISGFTTTFPGGLIPNIIDKPVTAFTFLALFLIVKKFRKNIVSAAVLTAAGTIVSGIVFLTSAYLIVGLPGPFTALFAAVVLPAAAVNTAAMVILFPVAHSIANRTKLTQQTISQ is encoded by the coding sequence TTGAATACAAAAAATTTAGTGGCCTTATCCCTATTGGTCGGGATGGGCGCAGTGCTTCATGCCGTTGTTCCAGGTTTTTTTCTCGGAATGAAACCGGACATGATGCTTACCATGATGTTCTTAGGCATTATCCTTTTTCCATACACCCGAAGCGTTTTGCTTTTAGGTTTAGTTACAGGCCTGATTTCCGGGTTTACCACAACCTTTCCCGGAGGATTAATCCCGAATATCATTGATAAGCCTGTTACTGCATTCACATTTTTGGCATTGTTCCTGATCGTAAAGAAATTCAGGAAGAATATCGTCAGTGCAGCTGTCTTAACAGCAGCAGGAACCATCGTATCCGGAATTGTGTTTTTAACTTCGGCATACCTGATTGTCGGACTGCCGGGACCTTTCACAGCATTATTTGCAGCAGTTGTACTTCCTGCAGCTGCAGTTAACACCGCTGCAATGGTAATCCTTTTTCCTGTAGCACATTCAATTGCAAACAGAACAAAGCTGACTCAGCAGACGATCAGCCAATAA
- a CDS encoding peptidylprolyl isomerase yields the protein MKKWMLSLSIAAGVIGLSACSSTGGDSGDVVVETKSGNITKDELYEAMKEKYGEQALQELIYEKVLSDKYKVTDKELNEKIDELKQQLGANFEMALMQYGYKDEEDLRETFKTGLLQEKAAIKDIEATEKEVKEYYDNYKPEIKARHILVEDEKTANEVKKKLDEGGKFEDLAKEYSKDPGSAANGGDLGWFGPGKMVPEFEEAAYALDVNEISAPVQSEHGFHIIQVTEKKEKKSFDEMKKEMEYQVKVSKLDGEKIQQAMDRELKAADVDIKDKELKGVLDKPEAEGEAGTEAK from the coding sequence ATGAAGAAATGGATGCTATCGCTCTCCATTGCAGCTGGAGTAATTGGATTAAGCGCATGCAGCAGCACCGGCGGCGACTCAGGAGATGTTGTTGTTGAAACAAAGAGCGGAAACATTACGAAGGACGAGCTTTATGAAGCAATGAAGGAAAAATACGGCGAACAGGCGCTCCAGGAGCTCATTTATGAAAAAGTTCTTTCTGATAAATACAAAGTAACAGACAAGGAACTTAACGAGAAAATTGATGAACTAAAACAGCAGCTTGGCGCTAACTTCGAGATGGCACTTATGCAATATGGCTATAAGGATGAAGAAGATTTAAGGGAAACCTTTAAAACAGGCTTGCTTCAGGAAAAAGCCGCTATTAAGGATATTGAAGCAACAGAAAAAGAAGTTAAAGAATACTACGATAACTACAAGCCGGAAATTAAAGCACGCCATATCCTGGTAGAGGATGAAAAAACGGCGAACGAAGTAAAGAAAAAGCTTGATGAAGGCGGAAAGTTTGAAGATCTGGCCAAAGAATATTCTAAAGACCCTGGATCTGCTGCAAATGGCGGAGATTTAGGCTGGTTCGGCCCAGGTAAAATGGTTCCTGAATTTGAAGAGGCAGCTTATGCACTTGATGTTAATGAAATCAGCGCCCCTGTTCAATCAGAACATGGTTTCCATATTATTCAAGTAACTGAGAAAAAAGAGAAAAAGTCCTTTGATGAAATGAAGAAAGAAATGGAATATCAAGTAAAAGTCTCCAAGCTTGATGGCGAGAAAATACAGCAGGCAATGGATCGTGAACTAAAGGCTGCTGATGTTGATATTAAAGATAAGGAACTAAAAGGAGTTCTTGATAAACCTGAAGCTGAAGGTGAAGCTGGAACCGAAGCGAAATAA
- a CDS encoding HIT family protein gives MNDCIFCKIINGEIPSAKVFENEHVMAFLDISQVTKGHTLVIPKVHKENLYEMDAETARNYFEAVPEIARAIKVEFDPIGLNLINNNGEHAGQTVFHFHSHLIPRYGDGDGLGVVWKSHQSDYSASDLKEISDAIKKHL, from the coding sequence ATGAACGATTGTATTTTCTGTAAAATAATCAATGGCGAGATTCCTTCAGCCAAAGTTTTTGAAAATGAGCATGTGATGGCATTTCTGGATATAAGCCAGGTCACAAAAGGGCATACACTTGTCATTCCGAAAGTACATAAAGAAAACTTATATGAAATGGATGCTGAAACAGCCCGGAACTACTTCGAAGCTGTTCCGGAGATTGCCAGAGCCATTAAGGTCGAATTCGATCCAATTGGCCTGAATTTAATTAATAACAATGGTGAACACGCCGGACAGACCGTTTTCCATTTCCACTCCCACCTTATTCCCCGTTATGGTGACGGAGATGGCTTAGGGGTAGTGTGGAAATCACATCAATCTGATTACTCAGCTTCAGATCTTAAGGAAATCTCTGATGCCATAAAAAAGCATCTGTAA
- a CDS encoding DUF3267 domain-containing protein, which translates to MMNCWKTINFTKQYGSQRLFILSSLTMLATFIFTYVPATYVFMPGSFYDNYFIFFAAGLWLMYPVHKLLHYLPIAHLGIIVKKQLIIKYGFMPIIYIRITEPISKRLFLTATLAPMFIINSLLLAACFVFPHYVHYLVILFAFHAGLSFSDIVCAKNVLNAPNQSYVEENEDGFEILLRSNH; encoded by the coding sequence ATGATGAATTGCTGGAAGACGATTAACTTCACGAAGCAATATGGATCGCAGAGACTTTTTATTTTGTCTTCCTTAACCATGCTGGCTACTTTCATATTTACATATGTTCCTGCAACATATGTATTTATGCCAGGTTCCTTTTACGATAATTATTTCATTTTCTTTGCAGCGGGACTATGGCTAATGTATCCAGTCCATAAGCTGCTTCACTACCTTCCAATTGCACACCTTGGAATTATCGTAAAAAAACAGCTGATTATTAAATATGGATTTATGCCAATTATATATATCCGAATAACGGAGCCTATTTCAAAACGGCTTTTCCTGACTGCCACTCTGGCACCTATGTTCATTATAAACAGCCTGCTTCTGGCTGCTTGCTTTGTTTTTCCTCATTATGTACATTATTTAGTCATTCTGTTTGCTTTCCATGCAGGCCTGTCTTTTTCTGACATTGTCTGCGCAAAAAACGTCCTTAATGCTCCAAATCAATCTTATGTAGAAGAAAATGAAGATGGATTTGAGATTTTACTTCGTTCGAACCATTAG
- a CDS encoding YjcZ family sporulation protein, translating to MSGGHGCGGGFALVVVLFILLIIIGASCFC from the coding sequence ATGTCTGGAGGACATGGATGCGGCGGAGGTTTTGCGTTAGTTGTCGTGCTGTTCATTTTGTTAATCATCATTGGAGCTTCTTGTTTTTGCTAA
- a CDS encoding sporulation YhaL family protein, whose protein sequence is MIPIWVYFVAAGIVISAYMAVRTGREEKKVEHDSIEREGEIYMKRLEREKEERKSAQQSAG, encoded by the coding sequence ATGATTCCAATTTGGGTATATTTTGTTGCAGCCGGAATCGTTATAAGTGCATATATGGCGGTAAGGACAGGCAGGGAAGAGAAAAAAGTGGAGCATGACAGCATAGAACGCGAGGGTGAAATTTATATGAAGCGTCTTGAACGGGAAAAAGAAGAGCGGAAATCCGCTCAGCAATCAGCAGGCTGA
- the yhaM gene encoding 3'-5' exoribonuclease YhaM has product MSKGIVYYEVGEQIELFLLIKNATKGIASNGKPFLTLIFQDQSGEIEAKLWDVSDEDAKNYSPETIVKVAGDILNYRGRNQLRIRQIRPASPTDPVKLADFLETAPLSTDEMMSKITQYIFEMKNPNIQRITRHLLKKHQKDFLEYPAATKNHHEFVSGLAYHVVSMLDLAKVISGLYPSLDKDLLYAGVILHDLGKITELSGPISTSYTIEGNLLGHITIMITEIGKAAEELGISGEEIMVLQHLVLSHHGKAEWGSPKPPLIKEAEILHYIDNIDAKMNMLDRALERVKPGEFSERVFALDNRSFYKPSFHK; this is encoded by the coding sequence ATGTCAAAAGGAATTGTTTATTACGAAGTAGGAGAACAAATCGAGCTTTTTCTGCTCATCAAAAATGCAACTAAGGGTATTGCGAGTAATGGAAAGCCGTTCTTGACCCTTATCTTCCAGGACCAAAGCGGGGAAATTGAAGCAAAGCTTTGGGATGTGTCTGATGAAGATGCCAAAAACTACAGTCCCGAAACCATTGTAAAAGTGGCGGGGGATATTTTAAATTACCGTGGACGCAATCAGTTAAGAATCCGCCAAATACGGCCGGCCTCTCCAACTGATCCGGTGAAGCTGGCAGACTTTCTCGAAACAGCACCCTTAAGTACTGATGAAATGATGAGTAAAATCACTCAATATATATTTGAAATGAAAAATCCGAACATTCAACGGATCACCCGCCATTTACTGAAGAAGCATCAAAAGGACTTTCTTGAATATCCCGCCGCTACCAAGAATCATCATGAATTCGTTTCCGGTCTTGCCTATCATGTTGTTTCCATGCTGGATTTGGCTAAAGTAATTTCCGGTTTGTATCCAAGCCTGGATAAGGACTTATTGTACGCTGGAGTCATCCTGCACGATTTAGGGAAAATTACAGAGCTGTCCGGACCGATTTCGACATCCTACACAATAGAAGGAAACCTTCTAGGGCATATAACCATTATGATAACTGAAATAGGAAAAGCTGCTGAGGAACTGGGAATCAGCGGTGAAGAGATTATGGTCCTTCAGCACCTGGTCTTGTCCCATCACGGCAAAGCAGAATGGGGCAGTCCGAAGCCGCCATTAATCAAGGAAGCAGAAATTCTTCATTATATTGATAATATTGATGCAAAAATGAATATGCTTGATAGAGCTCTTGAAAGGGTAAAACCTGGAGAGTTTTCGGAGCGGGTATTTGCTCTGGATAACCGTTCATTCTATAAGCCTAGTTTTCATAAATAA
- the serC gene encoding 3-phosphoserine/phosphohydroxythreonine transaminase, translating into MYRALNFNAGPAALPEEVLKEAEKSLLNFGNTGMGIMELSHRSNEYQAVHDQAITRLRRLLAIPDDFEVLFIQGGASLQFSMVPMNLLGKDQAAHYILSGSWSEKALKEADKIGETVISASSKEQKYSFIPEFSQDDMPDNAAYLHITSNNTIYGTQWQSFPSNKKTPVVADMSSDILSRPLIVDQFDLIYAGAQKNLGPSGVTVVIIRKELLKRSSETLPIMLNYNTFANNNSLYNTPPTLSIYLLSLVLQWAEQIGGLQQIEKANEKKAKMLYDVIDESEGFYIGHAHKNSRSHMNVTFNLHSEDLSREFQIQAKEAGFVGLGGHRSIGGCRASIYNAVPEHHVEKLAAFMKAFKNNN; encoded by the coding sequence ATGTACCGTGCTCTAAATTTTAATGCAGGTCCCGCAGCCCTGCCGGAAGAGGTATTAAAAGAAGCGGAAAAGAGTTTGCTGAACTTTGGCAATACAGGAATGGGCATAATGGAGCTGAGCCATAGAAGCAACGAATATCAGGCAGTACATGATCAGGCAATCACACGCTTAAGAAGACTGCTGGCAATCCCGGATGACTTTGAAGTGCTTTTTATTCAGGGCGGGGCAAGTCTCCAGTTTTCCATGGTGCCGATGAACCTGCTGGGAAAAGACCAGGCAGCCCATTATATTCTTAGTGGTTCCTGGTCCGAGAAGGCTTTAAAAGAAGCAGATAAAATTGGCGAAACCGTCATTTCTGCCTCCAGTAAGGAACAAAAATACAGCTTTATCCCTGAATTTAGTCAAGATGATATGCCGGACAATGCTGCCTATCTTCATATTACCAGCAACAATACAATCTACGGCACACAATGGCAAAGCTTTCCTTCAAATAAAAAAACACCGGTAGTAGCAGATATGTCAAGCGATATTTTAAGCCGTCCTTTGATAGTAGACCAATTTGATTTGATCTATGCCGGTGCCCAGAAAAATCTCGGCCCTTCCGGTGTAACAGTAGTCATTATCCGAAAAGAACTATTAAAAAGATCTTCTGAAACGCTCCCTATAATGCTGAATTACAATACATTTGCCAATAACAACTCTTTATATAACACGCCTCCTACTCTTTCAATCTATTTACTGTCACTTGTGCTTCAGTGGGCAGAGCAGATAGGCGGCCTTCAGCAGATTGAAAAGGCCAATGAGAAGAAGGCAAAAATGCTCTATGATGTTATTGATGAAAGTGAAGGTTTTTACATAGGGCATGCCCATAAAAACAGCAGGTCCCATATGAATGTTACTTTTAATCTTCACAGCGAAGATCTCTCCAGGGAATTTCAGATACAGGCAAAAGAAGCAGGGTTCGTCGGGCTTGGCGGACACCGTTCTATCGGGGGGTGCCGCGCATCCATTTACAATGCTGTGCCAGAGCACCATGTTGAAAAGCTGGCCGCATTTATGAAAGCTTTTAAAAATAATAATTAA
- a CDS encoding ATP-binding protein — MIITDIQIYGYGKLTDFKLEGIQSLQVIYGENEAGKSTIMSFIHSVLFGFPAKTQSELRYEPKEGAKYGGRITAVFPDRGKAVIERVKGKASGDVSVLLEDGTRGGEDLLSGLLHHIDKNLYQSIFSFNIHGLQSVNQMKGEDLGRYLFSAGSLGTDYLVSAENILQKELESRFKPNGKKPALNVKLKEMKQLHRDLKKAEQNNEHYWILLQEKDSIANDLQRIQHELEQYQQKLSRLKEWKEFYPLLAEEQELIKERGRFGDMPFPANGLALLEKLESLIKPLEGRKASLESRISILEQELESSQPDHLLLKHEPQINAAVEGLPLLDRLIQEEKELSIKLGNISEEIINLQERLHLQIDEQQLEQADTSVFMKEKINAVNSRRNHLQAMKLELDGRFNDERSALENTEQKIGELTGLLLTEDERAAVRETLSFTANKHNIEKELQDTQERLQFLQKTEKKEQEKRQQKAYREKRQLLFLGVLFAAFAGWGIFSQLWVIAGAGLIGAAFCFAGVNKKEPKGEDSFIKDEIKALSEKEQSLLEKLKHPDIQHAASLEAQLKKDSERQNQLIQLQFQLEQTNEKYEKVINSFEKWEKESAELESELLQLGKQLLLPSEIAKNYLSEAFSLIEKLKVHTREKKYILERKASAGKGINEKLQTFQKLKTLLNSEPGNVQEIGYQLKKRLKEEMEKQIKQGEREAKLQELKLELSTVLAELSHFQNECKNLFSSAGTDNSDEYREKAAEAQKLAELEEQIKQVRKQMDLNSFSQEEIGIYSNVTKPEAEIQAVSEKAAQLKESIPDLQSKLSEVKHEIGILEEGGTYAELLHKFALLKSEFEAEAREWAKYAAAKDILDRTIRSFKNERLPKMLDKAEHYLSYLTNGRYVRIFPKEEGSGFLIESRTGAVFEAKELSQATAEQIYVSFRLALAMTIYGKYPFPIIIDDSFVNFDHVRTARMINLLKNLKGRQILFFTCHKHLLPHFQEEQIQSVAKEKLPV; from the coding sequence TTGATAATTACAGACATACAAATTTACGGTTATGGTAAGCTTACTGACTTTAAACTTGAAGGTATTCAATCCTTGCAGGTTATTTACGGAGAAAATGAGGCAGGCAAATCTACCATCATGTCTTTTATTCATAGCGTTCTTTTTGGCTTTCCGGCAAAGACCCAATCAGAATTAAGGTATGAGCCTAAGGAAGGAGCAAAATATGGCGGCAGGATTACCGCTGTTTTTCCTGATAGAGGGAAGGCGGTCATAGAACGGGTTAAAGGCAAAGCGTCAGGTGATGTCAGCGTCCTTCTTGAGGATGGTACCAGGGGAGGAGAAGACCTTTTAAGCGGACTCCTTCATCATATTGACAAAAACTTGTATCAATCTATTTTCTCTTTTAATATTCATGGACTGCAAAGTGTGAACCAAATGAAGGGTGAAGATTTGGGCAGGTATTTGTTTTCAGCAGGTTCACTGGGTACGGATTATCTCGTTTCTGCTGAAAATATACTTCAAAAGGAATTGGAAAGCCGCTTTAAGCCAAACGGAAAAAAGCCAGCCCTTAATGTAAAGCTGAAAGAGATGAAGCAGCTGCATCGGGATTTGAAAAAAGCGGAGCAGAATAATGAGCATTACTGGATATTGCTGCAGGAAAAAGATAGCATCGCAAACGATTTACAGAGAATACAGCATGAGTTGGAGCAATATCAGCAGAAGCTATCCCGGCTAAAAGAGTGGAAGGAGTTCTATCCTTTATTAGCAGAGGAGCAGGAGCTGATTAAAGAAAGGGGAAGATTTGGAGACATGCCTTTTCCGGCAAATGGGCTTGCTCTATTGGAGAAGCTTGAAAGCCTTATAAAGCCGCTGGAAGGGCGAAAAGCCAGTCTGGAATCCAGAATAAGCATTTTGGAACAAGAGCTGGAAAGCAGTCAGCCTGATCACTTGCTCCTTAAGCATGAGCCGCAAATCAATGCAGCAGTTGAGGGGCTGCCGCTGCTGGATAGATTAATTCAAGAGGAAAAAGAATTATCAATAAAGCTGGGTAATATTTCAGAGGAAATCATAAATCTTCAGGAAAGACTCCATCTTCAAATTGACGAACAGCAGCTTGAACAAGCTGATACGAGTGTTTTTATGAAGGAAAAGATTAATGCAGTAAATTCCCGGCGAAATCATCTGCAAGCAATGAAACTGGAGCTGGACGGGCGGTTTAACGATGAAAGGTCGGCGCTGGAGAATACGGAACAAAAAATTGGCGAATTGACAGGGCTGCTTCTTACGGAGGATGAACGTGCGGCCGTTAGAGAAACACTGAGCTTCACCGCGAATAAGCATAATATCGAAAAAGAGCTGCAGGATACTCAGGAAAGGCTTCAGTTCCTTCAAAAAACAGAAAAAAAGGAGCAGGAAAAAAGACAGCAAAAAGCATACCGGGAAAAGAGGCAGCTTTTATTTTTGGGAGTTCTGTTTGCAGCTTTTGCAGGCTGGGGAATCTTTAGTCAATTATGGGTGATTGCCGGTGCAGGTTTGATAGGCGCAGCCTTTTGTTTTGCCGGTGTAAACAAAAAGGAGCCTAAGGGAGAGGACAGCTTTATTAAAGATGAGATAAAAGCCCTGAGTGAAAAAGAACAATCACTGCTGGAGAAATTAAAGCATCCTGACATTCAGCATGCTGCGAGTCTGGAGGCGCAGCTGAAGAAAGACAGCGAAAGGCAAAATCAGCTTATCCAATTACAATTTCAGCTTGAACAAACAAATGAAAAATATGAAAAGGTCATTAACTCCTTTGAAAAATGGGAAAAGGAATCTGCCGAACTTGAATCTGAACTCCTGCAGCTGGGGAAGCAGCTGCTGCTTCCTTCTGAAATTGCCAAAAACTATTTAAGCGAGGCTTTTAGTCTGATTGAAAAGCTGAAAGTCCATACCAGGGAAAAGAAATACATCCTTGAAAGAAAGGCATCAGCAGGTAAGGGAATCAATGAGAAGCTCCAAACTTTTCAAAAGCTAAAGACTCTATTAAATAGCGAGCCGGGAAATGTTCAGGAAATCGGCTATCAGCTGAAAAAAAGGCTGAAGGAAGAAATGGAAAAACAGATCAAGCAGGGTGAAAGAGAAGCCAAGCTTCAGGAGTTAAAGCTGGAACTCAGCACAGTGCTTGCCGAACTTAGCCACTTCCAAAATGAATGCAAGAATCTGTTCTCAAGCGCAGGCACTGATAATTCAGATGAATACCGGGAAAAAGCAGCTGAAGCACAGAAATTAGCAGAACTTGAAGAACAGATAAAACAGGTCCGCAAGCAAATGGATCTTAACTCTTTTTCACAGGAGGAAATCGGAATATATTCCAATGTGACAAAACCGGAAGCGGAGATCCAGGCCGTTAGCGAAAAAGCTGCTCAGCTCAAGGAAAGTATTCCTGATCTGCAGAGCAAACTTTCAGAAGTAAAACATGAAATAGGAATTCTTGAGGAGGGCGGAACATATGCGGAACTCCTGCATAAATTCGCTTTGCTGAAATCTGAGTTTGAAGCAGAAGCACGGGAGTGGGCAAAATATGCCGCTGCCAAGGATATATTAGATCGAACGATAAGAAGCTTTAAAAATGAGCGCTTGCCAAAAATGCTGGATAAAGCAGAGCACTATCTTTCTTACTTAACCAATGGCCGCTATGTACGGATTTTTCCTAAAGAGGAAGGGAGCGGTTTTCTCATAGAAAGCAGGACAGGAGCAGTTTTTGAAGCAAAAGAGCTGAGCCAGGCGACTGCGGAACAGATATATGTATCCTTTAGACTTGCACTCGCCATGACGATTTATGGCAAATACCCATTCCCCATTATTATTGATGATAGCTTCGTGAATTTTGATCATGTCCGAACTGCAAGAATGATTAACCTGTTAAAGAATCTAAAAGGAAGGCAAATTTTATTTTTCACCTGTCATAAGCATCTTCTGCCGCATTTTCAGGAAGAACAAATACAATCAGTTGCAAAGGAAAAGCTGCCTGTCTAA
- a CDS encoding CidA/LrgA family protein, whose translation MIKSGKEGENNLPWLIQVLLLAIFLIAGNFAAAFFHIPLPGSVIGMLMLLILLVTNLIRLEWIEKAASFQIKHMSLLFIPFVIGLFLSPNFIPLLNFHFLLVLVLSSFCCLLGTAYSVQIYENIRRRRQK comes from the coding sequence ATGATAAAAAGTGGTAAGGAAGGAGAAAATAATTTGCCCTGGCTGATTCAAGTGTTGTTACTCGCTATTTTTCTGATAGCAGGGAATTTTGCGGCTGCGTTCTTTCATATTCCGCTTCCTGGAAGTGTCATAGGGATGCTTATGTTATTGATCCTATTGGTAACCAATTTAATTAGATTAGAATGGATAGAGAAAGCAGCATCTTTTCAAATTAAACATATGTCCCTGCTGTTTATCCCCTTTGTCATTGGATTATTTTTATCTCCCAATTTTATTCCTCTATTAAATTTTCATTTCCTATTGGTCCTGGTTCTAAGCAGCTTTTGCTGTTTATTGGGCACAGCGTATTCTGTTCAAATATATGAAAATATAAGAAGGAGGCGCCAAAAATGA